In the genome of Streptomyces pactum, one region contains:
- the mtrA gene encoding two-component system response regulator MtrA, whose translation MKGRVLVVDDDTALAEMLGIVLRGEGFEPSFVSDGDKALAAFREAKPDLVLLDLMLPGRDGIEVCRLIRAESGVPIVMLTAKSDTVDVVVGLESGADDYIVKPFKPKELVARIRARLRRSEEPAPEQLTIGDLVIDVAGHSVKRDGQSIALTPLEFDLLVALARKPWQVFTREVLLEQVWGYRHAADTRLVNVHVQRLRSKVEKDPERPEIVVTVRGVGYKAGPS comes from the coding sequence ATGAAGGGACGTGTCCTTGTCGTCGACGACGACACCGCACTGGCAGAGATGCTCGGCATCGTGCTGCGCGGCGAAGGCTTTGAACCGTCGTTCGTCTCGGACGGGGACAAGGCTCTGGCCGCATTTCGCGAGGCCAAGCCGGATCTGGTGCTGCTCGATCTGATGCTGCCCGGACGGGACGGCATCGAGGTGTGCCGTCTCATCCGTGCCGAGTCCGGCGTGCCGATCGTCATGCTCACCGCCAAGAGCGACACGGTCGACGTCGTGGTCGGTCTGGAGTCCGGTGCCGACGACTACATCGTCAAGCCGTTCAAGCCCAAGGAGCTGGTCGCCCGGATCAGGGCCCGGCTGCGGCGCTCCGAGGAGCCCGCGCCCGAGCAGCTGACCATCGGTGACCTGGTCATCGACGTGGCCGGGCACTCGGTGAAGCGGGACGGGCAGTCGATAGCGCTGACCCCGCTGGAGTTCGACCTGCTGGTGGCGCTGGCCCGCAAGCCGTGGCAGGTGTTCACCCGCGAGGTGCTGCTGGAGCAGGTGTGGGGGTACCGGCACGCGGCCGACACCCGTCTGGTCAACGTGCACGTGCAGCGGCTGCGCTCCAAGGTCGAGAAGGACCCGGAGCGCCCCGAGATCGTGGTGACCGTACGCGGCGTGGGCTACAAGGCCGGGCCGAGCTGA
- the mtrB gene encoding MtrAB system histidine kinase MtrB: MSGNGSAPRPGAPGDGAVHSGSTGRPVDPAGDIPLLRRLWSGGQLLPDGATGGPVHPLVRMFGRWVRRPLVPALRLWRRNIQLRVVATTLLMSLGVVLLLGLVVIGQVRNGLLDAKRHAAQAQAAGGFEVAEQMAEAADVRRQDEAGAAAGQKQDAATWLNNLVHQLASGGKGSYSVVALSAPTAGAADPSVANRGPRVSGDILPKSVPAGIREQVVRRGEVFEQYSTIVPEHKGAEAAPALVIGTLLDDNEGKPYQLYYLFPFTQEEKSLSLVKGTLATAGVFLVVLLGAIAWVVVRQVVTPVRMAARISERLAAGFLQERMKVSGEDDIARLGESFNKMAQNLQGKIQQLEELSRMQRRFVSDVSHELRTPLTTVRMAADVIHEAREDFDPVTARSAELLIGQLDRFESLLADLLEISRFDAGAAALEAEPIDLRDVVNRVVDGAEPLAERKGSRILIRGAEYPVVAEADARRVERVLRNLVVNAVEHGEGRDVVVRLAASHAAVAVAVRDYGVGLKPGEATRVFNRFWRADPARARTTGGTGLGLSIAEEDARLHGGWLQAWGEPGGGSQFRLTLPRTAGDALRTSPIPLEPEDSRRNRSTPGSGGQGGGPKALPGQIRPALPPGASAPSLPDATVPGGPGRVIRSTTDTGSEGRPRGR; this comes from the coding sequence ATGTCCGGGAACGGCTCCGCTCCGCGGCCCGGCGCACCGGGCGACGGCGCGGTGCACAGCGGGTCCACCGGACGTCCGGTGGACCCGGCGGGCGACATCCCGCTCCTGCGCAGGCTGTGGAGCGGTGGACAGCTGCTGCCCGACGGGGCGACCGGGGGACCGGTGCACCCGCTGGTCCGGATGTTCGGCCGCTGGGTGCGGCGTCCGCTGGTGCCCGCGCTGCGGCTGTGGCGGCGCAACATCCAGCTTCGGGTGGTGGCCACCACCCTGCTGATGTCGCTGGGCGTGGTGCTGCTGCTGGGCCTGGTCGTCATCGGGCAGGTGCGGAACGGTCTGCTGGACGCCAAGCGGCACGCCGCGCAGGCGCAGGCCGCCGGCGGGTTCGAGGTCGCGGAGCAGATGGCGGAGGCCGCCGACGTCCGCCGCCAGGACGAGGCGGGAGCCGCGGCCGGCCAGAAGCAGGACGCGGCGACCTGGCTGAACAACCTCGTCCACCAGCTGGCGAGCGGCGGCAAGGGGTCGTACTCGGTGGTCGCGCTGAGCGCCCCGACGGCCGGTGCGGCGGACCCGTCCGTCGCCAACCGCGGCCCGCGGGTCTCCGGCGACATCCTGCCCAAGAGCGTGCCCGCGGGCATCCGGGAGCAGGTCGTCAGGCGCGGCGAGGTGTTCGAGCAGTACTCCACCATCGTTCCCGAGCACAAGGGCGCGGAGGCGGCGCCGGCGCTGGTCATCGGCACCCTGCTGGACGACAACGAGGGCAAGCCGTACCAGCTGTACTACCTGTTCCCGTTCACCCAGGAGGAGAAGTCCCTCAGCCTGGTGAAGGGCACCCTCGCCACGGCCGGGGTGTTCCTGGTGGTCCTGCTCGGCGCGATCGCCTGGGTCGTGGTGCGGCAGGTGGTCACCCCGGTGCGGATGGCCGCGCGGATCTCCGAGCGGCTGGCCGCCGGATTCCTGCAGGAGCGGATGAAGGTCTCCGGCGAGGACGACATCGCGCGACTGGGCGAGTCCTTCAACAAGATGGCCCAGAACCTCCAGGGCAAGATCCAGCAGCTGGAGGAGCTGTCCCGCATGCAGCGGCGGTTCGTCTCGGACGTCTCCCACGAGCTGCGCACCCCGCTGACCACGGTCCGGATGGCGGCGGACGTCATCCACGAGGCGCGGGAGGACTTCGATCCGGTGACCGCGCGCTCCGCCGAACTGCTCATCGGCCAGCTGGACCGCTTCGAGTCGCTCCTCGCCGACCTGCTGGAGATCAGCCGGTTCGACGCGGGGGCGGCCGCGCTGGAGGCCGAGCCGATCGACCTGCGCGACGTGGTCAACCGGGTGGTGGACGGTGCCGAACCGCTCGCCGAGCGCAAGGGCAGCCGCATCCTGATCCGCGGCGCGGAGTACCCGGTGGTCGCCGAGGCCGACGCCCGGCGGGTGGAGCGGGTGCTGCGCAACCTCGTGGTCAACGCCGTGGAGCACGGCGAGGGCCGGGACGTGGTGGTGCGGCTCGCCGCCTCGCACGCCGCCGTCGCCGTGGCGGTGCGGGACTACGGGGTCGGGCTGAAGCCGGGGGAGGCGACCCGGGTGTTCAACCGCTTCTGGCGTGCCGACCCGGCGCGGGCCCGTACCACCGGGGGCACCGGGCTGGGGCTGTCGATCGCCGAGGAGGACGCGCGGCTGCACGGCGGCTGGCTCCAGGCGTGGGGCGAGCCCGGCGGCGGCTCGCAGTTCCGGCTGACCCTGCCGCGTACCGCCGGGGACGCGCTGCGCACCTCGCCGATCCCGCTGGAGCCGGAGGACTCGCGCCGCAACCGGAGCACCCCGGGATCCGGCGGCCAGGGCGGCGGCCCGAAGGCGCTGCCGGGACAGATACGCCCGGCCCTGCCGCCGGGTGCGTCCGCCCCGTCCCTACCGGATGCCACCGTCCCCGGCGGGCCGGGCCGGGTCATTCGTTCCACCACCGACACCGGATCGGAGGGCCGTCCCCGTGGCCGTTGA
- a CDS encoding response regulator — MADSFGPVAGADGGHRAGAGTDGSGSRAEPIRVLVVDDHELFRRGLEIVLAQEEDIEVVGEAGDGAEAVDKAADLLPDIVLMDVRMPRRGGIEACTAIKEVAPSAKIIMLTISDEEADLYDAIKAGATGYLLKEISTDEVSAAIRAVADGQSQISPSMASKLLTEFKSMIQRTDERRLVPAPRLTDRELEVLKLVATGMNNRDIAKELFISENTVKNHVRNILEKLQLHSRMEAVVYAMREKILEIR, encoded by the coding sequence ATGGCGGACAGCTTCGGGCCCGTTGCCGGTGCGGACGGCGGCCACCGGGCCGGCGCCGGCACGGACGGGAGCGGGTCACGCGCGGAACCGATCAGGGTGCTGGTGGTGGACGACCACGAACTCTTCCGGCGCGGCCTGGAGATCGTCCTGGCCCAGGAGGAGGACATCGAGGTCGTCGGTGAGGCGGGGGACGGGGCGGAGGCCGTGGACAAGGCGGCCGACCTGCTCCCCGACATCGTGCTGATGGATGTGCGCATGCCCCGGCGGGGCGGCATCGAGGCCTGCACCGCGATCAAGGAAGTGGCTCCCAGCGCCAAGATCATCATGCTGACGATCAGTGACGAGGAGGCCGACCTCTACGACGCGATCAAGGCCGGTGCGACGGGGTATCTGCTCAAGGAGATCTCCACCGACGAGGTGTCCGCCGCGATCCGGGCGGTGGCCGACGGCCAGTCGCAGATCAGCCCGTCGATGGCGTCCAAGCTGCTCACCGAGTTCAAGTCGATGATCCAGCGCACCGACGAGCGCCGTCTGGTGCCGGCGCCGCGGCTCACCGACCGGGAGCTGGAGGTGCTGAAGCTGGTGGCCACCGGGATGAACAACCGGGACATCGCCAAGGAGCTGTTCATCAGCGAGAACACCGTGAAGAACCACGTGCGGAACATCCTGGAGAAGCTCCAGCTGCACTCCCGGATGGAAGCGGTGGTCTACGCGATGCGGGAGAAGATCCTGGAGATCCGCTGA
- the manA gene encoding mannose-6-phosphate isomerase, class I, which produces MDRLANTVRPYAWGSTTAIPQLLGVPPTGEPQAELWMGAHPAAPSRVDRGAGPAPLTEVIAADPEGELGAPAVRRFGPELPFLVKLLAAAAPLSLQVHPDREQARAGHAGEEARGVPLDAPHRTYKDPNHKPEMICALTPFTGLCGFRAPEETAEVMAALDIDSLKPYVDILHAHPEADALRELLTAVLTADRAAMAETVEQAARAAERLSGLGGPHADAYAAYAVLARHHPGDPGVIAAMLLNHVRLQPGEALYLGAGVPHAYLDGLGVEIMATSDNVLRCGLTPKHVDVPELLRVVRFESGPPAVLRPEADPDGEEVYDTPVDDFRLSRHVWAEGAAPRALPATAPQILLCTAGTVRLRATAAPAGRPGADVSLGPGESVFVPAGERVEAAGAGTLFRATVVV; this is translated from the coding sequence ATGGACCGCCTCGCGAACACCGTGCGCCCCTACGCCTGGGGCTCCACCACCGCGATCCCTCAGCTCCTCGGCGTCCCGCCGACCGGTGAGCCGCAGGCCGAGCTGTGGATGGGGGCCCACCCGGCGGCGCCGTCAAGGGTCGACCGGGGAGCCGGCCCGGCACCGCTCACCGAGGTCATCGCCGCCGACCCGGAGGGCGAACTCGGCGCTCCGGCGGTGCGCCGCTTCGGGCCGGAGCTGCCGTTCCTGGTGAAGCTGCTCGCCGCCGCCGCACCGCTGTCCCTCCAGGTCCACCCCGACCGGGAACAGGCGCGCGCCGGCCACGCGGGGGAGGAGGCGCGGGGCGTGCCGCTGGACGCGCCGCACCGCACCTACAAGGACCCCAACCACAAGCCCGAGATGATCTGCGCCCTGACGCCGTTCACCGGTCTGTGCGGCTTCCGGGCCCCGGAGGAGACCGCCGAGGTGATGGCCGCCCTCGACATCGACTCCCTCAAGCCGTACGTGGACATCCTGCACGCGCACCCCGAGGCGGACGCGCTCCGCGAGCTGCTCACCGCCGTGCTCACCGCCGACCGGGCGGCCATGGCGGAGACGGTGGAGCAGGCCGCCCGTGCCGCCGAACGGCTGAGCGGCCTCGGCGGGCCGCACGCCGACGCCTACGCCGCGTACGCCGTCCTCGCCCGGCACCACCCCGGGGACCCGGGCGTGATCGCCGCCATGCTCCTCAACCACGTCCGGCTCCAGCCGGGCGAGGCGCTCTACCTCGGCGCCGGCGTGCCGCACGCCTACCTCGACGGCCTGGGCGTGGAGATCATGGCGACCTCCGACAACGTGCTGCGCTGCGGCCTGACCCCCAAGCACGTGGACGTCCCCGAGCTGCTGCGGGTGGTCCGGTTCGAGAGCGGCCCGCCCGCCGTGCTGCGGCCCGAGGCGGACCCGGACGGCGAGGAGGTGTACGACACCCCCGTCGACGACTTCCGGCTCTCCCGCCACGTGTGGGCCGAGGGCGCCGCGCCCCGGGCCCTGCCCGCCACCGCCCCGCAGATCCTGCTCTGCACCGCCGGGACGGTCCGGCTGCGCGCCACCGCCGCGCCGGCCGGCCGGCCCGGCGCGGACGTGTCCCTCGGCCCCGGGGAGTCGGTCTTCGTCCCGGCGGGGGAGCGCGTCGAGGCGGCCGGGGCCGGCACCCTCTTCCGCGCCACGGTCGTCGTCTGA
- a CDS encoding cation diffusion facilitator family transporter → MSASGGTKAIVAALGANLAIAVAKFVAAAVSGSASMLAEGVHSLADSGNQGLLLLGGKKAKREATPEHPFGYGRERYIYGFLVSIVLFTIGGVFALYEGYEKIQHPHEIEHWYWPVGVLVFAIVAESFSFRTAIKESNAVRGALGWRQFVRRAKAPELPVVLLEDLGALVGLVLALGGVSLALATGDGVWDGVGTMCIGALLVLIALVLAVETKSLLLGEAADVDQVARIREAVVDGETVTRLIHMRTLHLGPEELLVAAKIAVRHDDTAETIARAIDAAEARIREAVPIARVIYLEPDIFNAEAAASGSTVTWSPAP, encoded by the coding sequence ATGAGTGCATCAGGCGGAACCAAGGCGATCGTCGCCGCGCTGGGCGCGAACCTGGCCATCGCGGTGGCCAAGTTCGTGGCGGCGGCGGTCAGTGGCTCGGCGTCGATGCTCGCCGAAGGCGTGCACTCGCTCGCCGACTCGGGCAACCAGGGACTGCTGCTGCTGGGCGGTAAGAAGGCCAAGCGGGAGGCCACCCCGGAGCACCCCTTCGGCTACGGGCGCGAGCGGTACATCTACGGCTTCCTCGTCTCCATCGTGCTGTTCACCATCGGCGGCGTCTTCGCCCTCTACGAGGGCTACGAGAAGATCCAGCACCCGCACGAGATCGAGCACTGGTACTGGCCGGTCGGCGTCCTGGTCTTCGCCATCGTCGCGGAGAGCTTCTCCTTCCGTACCGCGATCAAGGAGTCCAACGCGGTCCGGGGCGCGCTGGGCTGGCGCCAGTTCGTCCGCCGCGCCAAGGCCCCCGAGCTGCCCGTCGTCCTCCTGGAGGACCTCGGCGCGCTGGTCGGCCTCGTCCTCGCCCTGGGCGGGGTCAGCCTGGCGCTGGCCACCGGCGACGGGGTGTGGGACGGCGTCGGCACGATGTGCATCGGGGCCCTGCTGGTGCTGATCGCCCTGGTCCTCGCCGTGGAGACCAAGTCGCTGCTGCTCGGTGAGGCGGCCGACGTGGACCAGGTCGCCCGGATCCGCGAGGCCGTGGTGGACGGGGAGACCGTCACCCGCCTCATCCACATGCGCACCCTCCACCTCGGCCCGGAGGAGCTGCTGGTCGCCGCGAAGATCGCGGTCAGGCACGACGACACCGCCGAGACCATCGCCCGCGCCATCGACGCCGCCGAGGCCCGTATCCGCGAGGCCGTGCCCATCGCCCGGGTGATCTACCTGGAACCGGACATCTTCAATGCGGAGGCCGCCGCGTCGGGCTCCACGGTCACCTGGTCACCCGCCCCCTGA
- a CDS encoding winged helix-turn-helix domain-containing protein has product MTSPATPATPPAPAPELSLTADEARRMALRAQGLLGAPDRAAGVRGVLRHLGAVQLDTISVLARSHELVPYARLGAVGRTAVEEAYWSVGDGPGGGPTGFEYWSHAACVLPIEEWPHFAFRRRAYRARPQWYHDLADGAYETVIAQLRERGPLTATELGGAKNGGPWWDWSEAKVAVERALMYGEVVCTRRRGWKRVYDLAERAVPDTLLHDELDDAECLRRLVRLAGRSLGVATRADLADYHRLKAEQVDSVIADTGLVPVEVAGWGKPAWADPEALAAVSAKGGRHRTTLLSPFDSLIWDRARTERIFGFTHRLEAYVPKAKRVYGYFAMPLLSGGRLLGRVDPAREGRTLVARQVSLETPRAVAPMAAALREAAEWVGCDAVRVERVDRPELAAALTAALD; this is encoded by the coding sequence ATGACGAGCCCCGCCACGCCTGCCACACCTCCCGCACCCGCGCCCGAGCTGTCCCTCACCGCGGACGAGGCCCGCCGTATGGCACTGCGCGCCCAGGGCCTGCTGGGCGCCCCGGACCGCGCCGCCGGGGTGCGCGGCGTGCTGCGCCATCTGGGCGCGGTGCAGCTGGACACCATCTCCGTACTCGCCCGCTCGCACGAGCTGGTGCCGTACGCACGGCTGGGCGCGGTCGGCCGGACCGCGGTCGAGGAGGCGTACTGGTCCGTCGGCGACGGACCCGGGGGCGGCCCGACCGGCTTCGAGTACTGGTCGCACGCGGCGTGTGTGCTGCCCATCGAGGAGTGGCCGCACTTCGCGTTCCGGCGGCGCGCCTACCGTGCCCGCCCGCAGTGGTACCACGACCTGGCGGACGGGGCGTACGAGACGGTGATCGCCCAGCTGCGCGAGCGGGGGCCGCTGACCGCGACCGAACTGGGGGGTGCGAAGAACGGCGGCCCGTGGTGGGACTGGTCGGAGGCGAAGGTCGCCGTGGAGCGGGCCCTGATGTACGGCGAGGTGGTGTGCACCCGGCGGCGCGGCTGGAAGCGGGTGTACGACCTGGCCGAGCGGGCGGTGCCGGACACGCTGCTCCACGACGAGCTGGACGACGCCGAGTGCCTGCGCCGGCTGGTGCGGCTGGCGGGACGGTCGCTGGGGGTGGCCACCCGCGCCGACCTGGCCGACTACCACCGGCTCAAGGCGGAGCAGGTGGACAGCGTGATCGCGGACACCGGGCTGGTGCCGGTCGAGGTGGCCGGCTGGGGCAAGCCGGCCTGGGCCGACCCGGAGGCGCTGGCCGCGGTCTCCGCCAAGGGCGGGCGGCACCGCACCACCCTGCTGTCGCCCTTCGACTCCCTCATATGGGACCGGGCACGGACCGAGCGGATCTTCGGGTTCACCCACCGGCTGGAGGCATACGTGCCGAAGGCGAAGCGGGTGTACGGCTACTTCGCCATGCCGCTGCTCTCCGGCGGCCGGCTGCTGGGCCGGGTCGATCCGGCCCGCGAGGGCCGCACGCTGGTGGCGCGGCAGGTGTCGCTGGAGACTCCCAGGGCGGTGGCGCCGATGGCGGCGGCCCTCCGGGAGGCCGCGGAGTGGGTGGGCTGTGACGCGGTGCGGGTCGAACGCGTGGACCGCCCGGAACTGGCCGCCGCGCTCACCGCCGCGCTGGACTGA
- a CDS encoding LpqB family beta-propeller domain-containing protein, with translation MAVDRHRFPRAPHRRRAAAPALLACGVMVLAGCASMPGSGDVSRVDSSLRSEDDSQVQVYGVSPAKGEQPSGLVSGFLEATTSDEETFATAREYLSPAVASKWDPFASMTVLADAPDLATRRDRDGEGVTVEVTGTQLGTVDAHHAYAPGEKPFKQRIHVSKSQGQWRIDEPPPGLIITEADFQRLYRSVNKYYFAELGPDAGRSRLDDAVLVADPVYLRQRIDPVGTSVRALLDGPTSWLDPVVRTAFPRGTELRGANRPTLDDSDELQVRLSRQAAGVDGSRCRQMAAQVLFTVQDQMTNQLSGVRLERSDGSELCSLSRDVAVGYRPDNGSRGHQYFIDEAHRMVRLADRDEKARPVPGPFGDDGAQLGSLAVARDERLAAGVSRDGTELYVAELREGADRGPARLRSRAADPGQRLSTPTWDGLGGLWVADRDPRRPRLLRLRDGIGEPEPVRVSGLGEGRIEELRVAADGMRVALLVRDKGHTRLLLGRIERDRAPEGLQLSVEGLRAIAPKLEDVDAVSWAGGSRLVVAGRESQGVQQLQYVETDGSHADVPSPPTPNRADALAATEDPARPLLAKSMDGIVRLPPNGDWKTVAKVGTAPAYPG, from the coding sequence GTGGCCGTTGACCGACACCGCTTCCCCCGCGCGCCGCACCGCCGCCGGGCCGCCGCGCCCGCGCTGCTGGCCTGCGGCGTGATGGTGCTGGCCGGCTGCGCGTCGATGCCCGGCAGCGGGGACGTGAGCCGGGTGGACTCCTCGCTGCGCAGCGAGGACGACTCCCAGGTGCAGGTCTACGGGGTGAGCCCGGCCAAGGGGGAGCAGCCGTCCGGCCTGGTCTCCGGGTTCCTGGAGGCCACCACCAGCGACGAGGAGACCTTCGCCACCGCCCGTGAGTACCTGTCCCCGGCGGTGGCGTCCAAGTGGGACCCGTTCGCCTCGATGACGGTCCTGGCGGACGCCCCGGACCTGGCGACGCGCCGGGACCGGGACGGCGAGGGCGTGACGGTGGAGGTGACCGGCACCCAGCTGGGCACGGTGGACGCCCACCACGCGTACGCGCCGGGGGAGAAGCCGTTCAAGCAGCGCATCCACGTGTCGAAGTCGCAGGGCCAGTGGCGGATCGACGAACCGCCGCCCGGGCTGATCATCACGGAGGCGGACTTCCAGCGCCTGTACCGCTCGGTGAACAAGTACTACTTCGCGGAGCTGGGGCCGGACGCCGGCAGGTCGCGGCTGGACGACGCGGTGCTCGTCGCCGACCCGGTCTACCTGCGCCAGCGCATAGACCCGGTGGGCACTAGTGTGCGGGCGCTGCTGGACGGGCCGACCAGCTGGCTGGACCCGGTGGTGCGGACGGCGTTCCCGCGCGGAACCGAGCTGCGCGGGGCGAACCGGCCGACGCTGGACGACTCCGACGAACTGCAGGTGCGGCTGAGCCGGCAGGCCGCCGGGGTGGACGGCTCGCGCTGCCGGCAGATGGCGGCGCAGGTGCTGTTCACCGTGCAGGACCAGATGACCAACCAGCTCAGCGGGGTGCGTCTGGAGCGGTCCGACGGCTCCGAGCTGTGCTCCCTTTCCCGGGACGTGGCGGTCGGCTACCGCCCCGACAACGGCAGCCGGGGGCACCAGTACTTCATCGACGAGGCGCACCGGATGGTGCGGCTGGCCGACCGGGACGAGAAGGCGCGGCCGGTCCCCGGCCCGTTCGGCGACGACGGCGCCCAGCTGGGGTCGCTGGCGGTGGCCCGGGACGAGCGGCTGGCGGCCGGCGTGTCGCGGGACGGCACCGAGCTGTACGTGGCGGAGCTGCGGGAGGGCGCGGACCGCGGCCCGGCGCGGCTGCGCAGCCGCGCCGCCGACCCCGGGCAGCGGCTGTCGACGCCGACCTGGGACGGGCTGGGCGGGCTGTGGGTGGCCGACCGGGACCCGCGGCGCCCGCGTCTGCTGCGGCTGCGGGACGGCATCGGTGAGCCGGAGCCGGTGCGGGTGTCCGGGCTCGGCGAGGGGCGCATCGAGGAGCTGCGGGTCGCCGCGGACGGGATGCGGGTGGCGCTGCTGGTCCGGGACAAGGGGCACACCAGACTGCTGCTGGGCCGGATCGAGCGCGACCGGGCGCCGGAGGGACTGCAGCTGTCGGTGGAGGGGCTGCGGGCCATCGCGCCGAAGCTGGAGGACGTGGACGCGGTCTCCTGGGCCGGCGGCAGCAGGCTGGTGGTGGCCGGCCGGGAGTCGCAGGGCGTGCAGCAGCTGCAGTACGTGGAGACCGACGGGTCGCACGCCGATGTGCCCTCGCCCCCCACCCCGAACCGGGCCGACGCGCTGGCGGCGACGGAGGACCCGGCGCGGCCGCTGCTGGCCAAGTCGATGGACGGCATCGTGCGGCTGCCTCCCAACGGCGACTGGAAGACGGTCGCCAAGGTGGGGACGGCACCCGCCTACCCGGGCTGA
- the ahcY gene encoding adenosylhomocysteinase, which yields MTTAANGQDFKVADLSLAAFGRKEITLAEHEMPGLMAIRAEYAEAQPLAGARITGSLHMTVQTAVLIETLVALGARVRWASCNIFSTQDHAAAAVAVGPDGTPEDPRGVPVFAWKGETLEEYWWCTEQALTWPDAETGGPNMILDDGGDATLLVHKGVEYEKAGAAPSVDTAENEEHRVILELLNRTLAESPQKWTRLASEIRGVTEETTTGVHRLYEMHREGTLLFPAINVNDSVTKSKFDNKYGCRHSLIDGINRATDVLIGGKVAVVCGYGDVGKGCAESLRGQGARVVVTEIDPICALQAAMDGYQVATLDDVVETADIFITTTGNKDIIMASDMARMKHQAIVGNIGHFDNEIDMAGLAAVPGIVKDEVKPQVHTWTFPDGKTIIVLSEGRLLNLGNATGHPSFVMSNSFANQTIAQIELFTKPESYPTDVYVIPKHLDEKVARLHLDALGAKLTTLRPEQAAYIGVPVEGPYKPDHYRY from the coding sequence ATGACCACCGCCGCCAACGGTCAGGACTTCAAGGTCGCCGACCTGTCCCTGGCCGCTTTCGGCCGCAAGGAGATCACCCTCGCCGAGCACGAGATGCCCGGCCTGATGGCGATCCGCGCCGAGTACGCCGAGGCCCAGCCGCTCGCCGGCGCCCGTATCACCGGATCGCTGCACATGACCGTGCAGACCGCGGTCCTGATCGAGACCCTGGTCGCGCTCGGCGCCCGGGTCCGCTGGGCCTCGTGCAACATCTTCTCCACCCAGGACCACGCCGCCGCGGCCGTCGCGGTCGGCCCCGACGGCACCCCGGAGGACCCCCGGGGCGTGCCGGTCTTCGCCTGGAAGGGCGAGACCCTCGAAGAGTACTGGTGGTGCACCGAGCAGGCCCTGACCTGGCCGGACGCCGAGACCGGCGGCCCGAACATGATCCTGGACGACGGCGGTGACGCCACCCTGCTCGTCCACAAGGGCGTGGAGTACGAGAAGGCCGGCGCGGCCCCCTCGGTGGACACCGCCGAGAACGAGGAGCACCGGGTCATCCTGGAGCTGCTCAACCGCACCCTCGCCGAGAGCCCCCAGAAGTGGACCCGGCTGGCCTCCGAGATCCGGGGCGTCACCGAGGAGACCACCACCGGCGTGCACCGCCTGTACGAGATGCACCGCGAGGGGACGCTCCTCTTCCCGGCCATCAACGTCAACGACTCGGTGACCAAGTCGAAGTTCGACAACAAGTACGGCTGCCGCCACTCGCTCATCGACGGCATCAACCGCGCCACCGACGTCCTCATCGGGGGCAAGGTCGCGGTCGTCTGCGGCTACGGCGACGTCGGCAAGGGCTGCGCGGAGTCGCTGCGGGGCCAGGGCGCCCGCGTGGTGGTGACCGAGATCGACCCGATCTGCGCGCTCCAGGCCGCGATGGACGGCTACCAGGTGGCCACCCTGGACGACGTGGTGGAGACCGCGGACATCTTCATCACCACCACCGGCAACAAGGACATCATCATGGCCTCCGACATGGCCCGGATGAAGCACCAGGCCATCGTGGGGAACATCGGCCACTTCGACAACGAGATCGACATGGCCGGCCTGGCCGCGGTCCCGGGCATCGTCAAGGACGAGGTCAAGCCGCAGGTCCACACCTGGACCTTCCCCGACGGCAAGACGATCATCGTGCTGTCCGAGGGCCGGCTGCTCAACCTGGGCAACGCGACGGGCCACCCGTCCTTCGTGATGTCCAACTCCTTCGCCAACCAGACGATCGCCCAGATCGAGCTGTTCACCAAGCCCGAGTCGTACCCGACCGACGTCTACGTGATCCCCAAGCACCTGGACGAGAAGGTCGCCCGGCTCCACCTGGACGCGCTCGGCGCCAAGCTGACCACGCTCCGCCCGGAGCAGGCCGCCTACATCGGCGTCCCGGTCGAGGGCCCGTACAAGCCCGACCACTACCGCTACTGA
- the hpf gene encoding ribosome hibernation-promoting factor, HPF/YfiA family, producing MDIVVKGRKTEVPERFRKHVAEKLKLDKIQKLDGKVISLDVEVSKEHNPRQADRSDRVEITLRSRGPVIRAEAAAADPYVALDLAAGKLEARLRKQHDKRHTRRGNGRIPASAVAQVVPEAARINGHGQPAAEPAADAVPTTRMGPLEVQGEGPLVVREKTHAAAPMSLDQALYEMELVGHDFYLFVEAESQRPSVVYRRHGYDYGVIHLEPEQFVGEEPGGAGGSLGT from the coding sequence GTGGACATCGTCGTCAAGGGCCGCAAGACCGAGGTGCCCGAGCGGTTCCGCAAGCACGTGGCCGAGAAGCTGAAGCTGGACAAGATCCAGAAGCTCGACGGCAAGGTGATCAGCCTGGACGTCGAGGTGTCCAAGGAGCACAACCCGCGTCAGGCCGACCGTTCCGACCGGGTCGAGATCACCCTTCGCTCCCGCGGGCCGGTGATCAGGGCGGAGGCCGCCGCCGCGGACCCCTACGTGGCGCTGGACCTGGCAGCGGGCAAGCTGGAGGCACGGCTGCGCAAGCAGCACGACAAGCGCCACACCCGGCGGGGCAACGGCCGTATCCCGGCGAGCGCCGTGGCCCAGGTGGTGCCCGAGGCGGCCCGGATCAACGGCCACGGCCAGCCGGCCGCGGAGCCGGCCGCCGACGCCGTGCCGACCACCCGGATGGGGCCGCTGGAGGTGCAGGGCGAGGGTCCGCTGGTGGTGCGGGAGAAGACCCACGCGGCCGCCCCGATGTCGCTCGACCAGGCGCTGTACGAGATGGAACTGGTCGGGCACGACTTCTATCTGTTCGTCGAGGCCGAGTCCCAGCGGCCGAGCGTCGTCTACCGGCGTCACGGTTACGACTACGGCGTCATCCATCTGGAGCCGGAGCAGTTCGTCGGCGAGGAGCCCGGCGGCGCCGGGGGGTCGCTCGGCACCTGA